The Pomacea canaliculata isolate SZHN2017 linkage group LG14, ASM307304v1, whole genome shotgun sequence genomic sequence TAACACCGTTGTACGAAAGTTGGCGCGAGCTGCTGTGCGCGTGCAAATAAGTGAGGGCTTGCGTGCTCGCACACACGTGTTTGAGAGAGTGTGAGTCGGGGTGAAGACAGACAAGAGAGAACACACAGTAACTGGACCTCCCGCGCTCACACAATACCCACACAATTAATTTGAAATGGTTTGAAGAAGGAGGAGCGCAGTGGGAGACAACTGCAATGGCGAGACCGGACGCTGAGTGTGAGCTCCTGACGAGGGTGGGATGAGGCAGCTCGCGTGATGATGAAGGGCCGGTGGGCGGTGATCATTTCCGATGCCAGTGTAAGGCGATGACGCGCGGAGGGTACTGGCCTCGTTCGCACAAATCGCTCATTCTTCAAAACTCCCTCCCTACCGTTTCAGTTACTTTCCCTGTCGCCTAGCAATCTATCAAGCTTCCAAACACGTCAGCGCTCCTGGGCAAGAAAATGGTCTGAAACGTATTAAAATTTCCTGACATATTAATTACTTTAttaattgattaattaattagtcGACTTTTTACTCGTGTTCTGAATTCTTTTAAACCATACAGATTTTAAACATTCctctataatttatttatttagtgttaaATAATGACTGAATTAAGTTCAATCTATCGACTAATATTTCAATTTGTTTCTGGAGTTTTTATGCagaaaaactgtttataaactCTTTGTTAATGAGTGCACTTGCCCATTCGCGCCTTGTTAGCTTGAGTGGTGGAAgtgatggtggaggaggaggaagagataAAATGGTAATTGAAGATCAGTGTATTTCTCTGACAGTGACAGGACACGATCTTGAGCAGGACTGCGGTAAGACGACTCCTATAAAGTGCATGGTTCACATCACCGCCTACATGGAGttgccagcagacgacaaattcACGGAGTGTTTGTAAGTACAACCTCGTCCCTCTCTCCTGTCCTATGCTCTCTCGCTCAATGTAACATCTTCACTAATGCATAATAAATACACAgtaatgagtgtgtgtgagagagagagagagagaaggggggggggaataaaGAATGTATCTAGGCTACAGAAATGTTTCTCATGCTAGAAATGCCTCCAGAGGCCTGGACTGTATGGAGCACTTCCTGTCCACGTGTGACCATCTGGCGGAGACGGAAAGCGACTATTTCACCAGCTTAGAGCACTACGTCCACCAAGCTCGAGAGGAGCTTCAAGACAAATGTGAGTGATCTCCCTTCACCCCCCACCCTCCACCCAGTCCCTGGTCGTCATACGGAGGAAACAAGAGAAACGTGAGGAGGAGAGTGATACGAGACATGGCTGAGGCCAAGTACATTTAACACAGACTTGAAGTCTCTAGTATGTCTGTCAGACATTCAGTTACATGTCCGACAGTCCATGCATCCGTTTCATATCTGTTTTACAAACACTAGGAACTATTAACAACATGGACAACGGCTAATTCCACAAAACCTTCTCAAAgtcatattttcttctgttttgctttGGCTTCTATAGTCATTGTGGTTATTGGCAACCTCTCAGTAACAGATGTCCACAGCTGCCACCACGCGTTTCCTATGTACATCTTTCATCGATCACTAAGTCATCAACGGAATTAAGATGTCGCCTGTAATACATCACATCTTTAAATCCTTACTGTTGAACATGTTACGTACACACAACATCTTGTCACTGAAAATGTCACTGTACCTAGGTCTCCAAGTCCTTGTGACTGTCATGGACATACAATATCTTGCAACTGACAAACATGATCATGTTTATATGTCAGTACATTTTAATATCCTGCAGCTGaccaaaaacgaaaaaaaaaccaaactcctGTAGGTACGAATCCTTGCGCCTTACTTTACCTTTTTATTGTAAATCACTTTGAGCTAGTATTTGATGGTGGAGtaaattcactttattattaatttttttttttaaataagtcgccatgcacacatatatatatataccattaaCTTGTTGTTTCCTTGTCGCAGGTGGAGGAGCATCATTACTGCGAGATTCGTGTTGGATGCGCGTGGTTCTGACAGTTTTGGCTGCTGCGGCGCTGGCCAGAGCGTGTCTACGAGTTTCATAAAGTGTCTAAAATGTCAGTGTATGTGATTTTAGCAGAGATGCAATATTTGTCAAGTTTTCTTTCTATAGTTTCAGTAATTAGTAATTGTAAATGTCTTTCAAAATATCAGCTTTCTCGCCAAGTCATCAGGCATTCAAAATGGCGGTGTCTTTGGTCGTTTGGACGTCTTACGCTCCTAGTCAACTACATCACTAtgtctctcattctttctgtcCATCTCAGCTTGAGCAGTTTCTTATTCTGTGAAAATAGCCATAAACAGCTTCTAAATCTAAAGCTATATAGTTTGTTGAGCAGGCACATTAAATGTTCTTAATAAAATTGTTGactgttctttttgtttgtaaacttttggatttgagagaaataatgtgaaaatgagACATTCGGATCTCTAGCAGTGTGCACATCTGCCTGCCTTTCACTcactctccccacccacccttgacgcacgcacgcacaccagTATCTTACCCTACCTGAGATGGGGCAATCGAATTCATGTACTCGGGGTAGACACAGACATCGCGATTGACTTAGGTCGACCAAAGCAAATATACTGACTTCCTCTAGATCCAACAAATAAACTGGACAGTTATAATGGTACTGAACTACTCGGTAAGCACTTACCATATTTACCTTAGGTATGAGAAACATATCGGAAGAGGAAAACTTcgataaaatattgttataggccaacataaatgattttttattgttggattttttttttttttttttttttttttgggggggggctttttttgcagatattgatACTTAATAAGCAATATAAAGGTAACCTGTAAAATTCAGCTTCCAAAATCCATTCGTTAATTAATCATCCactagcaaagtacgcgattctCAGCTACGTTCAACGAGCGGCGGTaacggtgtactacgtcacgctagtgcagCATTCACAAAGTTGCTAGTAGTCGataccagagagagagagagaaagtgaatgagcgacagtttggACTATTAGGACGTGTAAAGTCTACATTTCTCGTGCAAacgtagcagtttttcagaaccacgagaaatgcaggcTATCATTGTCCGAACAATCAGGCAATGTTTTGAATGGTGTACTAGTGTGACGTAGTAGAGtgttatcagcgctcgttgatcgcaggtgcaaatCGTAAGCTGATAATTAATTAAGGATGGGTTTTGGATTTCCGTAGATCTACTTTGTGTTCGTAGACACAGGGTTTGAGCCGATATCTCCTGTTATCCACCCGTTTTCCCAGTTAGGGAAATACACAAATAACCATGAAACTCGGGATTCTCAGTCACAAGCCGTGACAAGCCTGTTCCAAGGTGGGACGAGCAACGGTGTTTCTGCGTGTGCTTTGTTTACCTGTTCTCCGAAAATATGCATGTCCGTATTGAGAAGCCAGAAAACCCTTTTCGACTGCTGCCTCAAGTAGTTATATATTTATGATCCTCACGGTTTATGAACTGAGGAAACAACACTGATTTTCTTTAGTCCCTATAATTAATACTCTGCATAATTTATTACAGAATCAACTCTCATTCATAAGTTGCCGCGTTAGATAGATTTTTAATGCCACAATTTCATatcaacaaggaaaaaaatgtataaataaaaaaaacgagaaaatgtttttcgaCATTCAAAAGTAAGTCGATTGCTTAATAACAATTAATGATAAGAGACAGAAGACTATAATTACTTGATCGACTCTTTGATCTAACAGTTGAAAGTCAGCAAGAAGTTTGAATGGcctttattttgaattttagtGAAATTCtcctatttctttcttaaaaaaaaaataaaaaaaacaagaaaaaaaaggaaaaaaaaacccaactatatataccaggggtgggcaattaattttcccaaggggccacatgagaaactgggatgattttagagggccggactaatatagttaactcagttttacccaatactgtatatatagtatatatatattggtggGCGGGctagcgggcgggccggtcagagacaggaggcgggccggatccggcccgcgggccggcctttgcccaggtctgatatATACTCATGCTTATGTTCAGTTACCGTCACTATAGTATTTACAGCTTAATTGCTACGATCATTGTGAGAATGTCAATCGCTGTGACTAAACTCGGGTCACTTCCTCTGCGAATACGGGACGGACACACATGCGGTAGACTTGGCTTTGGATGTAGTCACACTTTAAAAGATCGCCGGTTATTAGTATTTATTGCTAAAGGCGACCtttactgtcgtctgcttgctaCACGAACTGCTCATGGTgtgcgtgtcacgtgactactgtACATCGGAATCATTGGATAGCTTTATGGGTCTCAacgtaaaataataatattcaattaattaaatatatttttatataataaagaGTGGTAGATACTAGaaagtaatagtaataattaaattaaatactattttaaaaagtaagtgaTTTGGAGTAGTGCGCCTTGTAATTGACGCCATGTTAGATTCTCCTAGAAACAGTACACAAAGATGAAGCTGAAACGTTTTCTTCTTCGTTATTATCCCCCAGGTAAGATAAGACGATGCATTTACTATACCGAATATTATCTAAATATGAATGTAGAAAGTTTGTTGCTTTCTTATTCTTaggctgtgattattattttatttcttttacccGACGCTTGTATCGACCGGGATCACAGTAGTCCCGTCCCTTGCTATGGGCCAAGGATAAGAGCATTTTCTTGACGACAGGTTGTTTAGATACATTAGggtaaaaagtttattattttttgtatttaaaatattttgtacagtgTGGTCTTTATCAAAACTATTACAATCATTTTTTTGCAAGTTTTTAAGTTGAATTTGTGTCTCGTAACAGGCATAATATTGGAGTACGAACAAGGTGGAGCGATGAAGACAAAAACTATCAATCTTTTAGACTTACAACCAGAGTAAGTATCATGCATTTCCTAAATTCTTCCTtacctgtctttcttttctgggTTTTTGTATCTTCTTGCTGAACTCGATCCTTCCGTCATTCCCTTTTTAGaatctttttctgtgtttttttgacaaaaacttATGTATTTAGTCTgtactgctactgctgctgccacacacccacacacttgCTGACCCACTTATATATGAACACAGATTTTTCTCCTACCCGAAATTATATCGCTTTAACATTtctatatcatgctgtttactAATCTATAGTAGTGAATCGATATGTTAGAGCTGAGATCTGCCTGTTGTGTAAACAGGACCtctttgagttttgttttctggttAAAGCACagatgttgatgctgttgtGGGGGAAATTTCCAAGAAAGAGCAACTAATTACTTCATCTAGCACAGAACAAGTTCGAAAGCTCATAATTCGTATCCTTCTTgcaagttttttgttgttgttttcacttttcatgATGTTAGGAAACATACAGGTGACATACttgcatgtgcatatgtgtaaTTAGATCAAACTTTATTGCTGTTGCGTCTTATAAAAGTTTTCCCATAGTTTAAGATTATAAATTTCTTGACAAAAGTACAGGCTTACAGGAAAAGCTGTCGCAGAGTGACGACCACACTTTTCACTTGTTCAAGGTAAAGATTGTTGAACCTGGGCATTTCTTGTTGAATGTGGTGGCATCCTTATGATAAATCctagttatttatgtaacaTAGGACATTACTAATCTTGAGCGCAATTGATGAATTTTTTATCCACAgtcaagacaaaatttttaaagtttttgtcaCATAGACATACTATATCTGCTCCACTCTCACCACTCAGGCAACTACACATGTACTCTTTTAGATGTTCAAACCTGATCTGCTTCTACCTTCAAACGTGGTTGATTTGAAAAGATGTTCTTTCTTCTTAATAGGTGTTGCGAGCACACATCCTGCCACTGACTAATGTGTCCTTCAACAAATCAGGATCAAAGTATGTACTGAGGGCTTCACTTGTCTTTTTATGATGCACACTACTTCACTTTCTGATATGTTATAAGCACTAAGTGGACAGTgagttggggtggggagagtgGTACTTCttgcaatatattttgttttgtctttgccTTTATATAAAGTTTCAATTCAAATTTTCTTAGCAGAAAAACTGATTATATACCGCTAGAGTAATAAGCCTTCATATCAAGCAAATATGAATGGGTAGTACTTGAAAGAGAGTGCTGTCTTGGTGATTTTGAAAAGTCATGGGGCAGTGCATGTCACTTGGTCATTTACTAATCCCATTAGTCTATATGAATGTACTGTAACTTATTACAGTCATTTTAGTTTTATGTGACTATCCTCCtatcagataattttttttttcagttttataacTGGAAGCTATGACAGAACATGCAAAGTCTGGGATACAGCCTCTGGGGAAGAGCTCCATACGTTAGAAGGCCACCGCAATGTTGTATATGCTATTTCCTTCAACAACCCATTTGGGTGTGTTATTTACTAGCCTTAACAGAGtccatgaaaatgaaaacaactgagggcatctgatttattttattgataaattTAATGCACTCTTGGTcaatagtttattttatgcatgcatAATGAATATCACAAAAGATAGTCTGTTTAgaattacaaacacacactcagagACGAGATATGGCTAGACAAgagtattatttttctttctccttttttgtaAACGTTGCTAAAATTTACTGAATTATACAATTTGCTTTTTTAGGACCTAAGTGCATGTTGCTGACTGTTTCTCTGTTAAATTTCAGGGATAAGATTGCGACGGGATCTTTTGACAAAACCTGCAAACTGTGGAGCACAGAAACTGGCAAGTGCTTTCACACATTCCGAGGACACACTGCAGAAATAGTAAGTAGAATAATTAATTTCTTCCTGCTGCTTTGTCATAGTAAATACtgttattgaatattttaaCTTGAAATTCTTAACAAGTTTTTTCCTATTGCAAAGCagagctatttttattttatgattttgtcatatttatccatttttattattttttgtttttgtttgaaatgtccTTATGCTTTACTTTGTTCTTTTACATGTATAGAATTTCAGAAGCTCTTATGTTGAGCTCCCTTGCTCAGCTCAATCATTAAGGGGTATGAgcatgcttgcacacacacaatggtaATCCCACATGTTTGTTCATATACATTTGCCTAAGAAGATCCAGTAAAGTCGGAGAATGTACCCAGAAAATGTACCCATTTCTGGTAAATGCATCTCAACTACAAAGATCTACCTTTAGAGATAGCAGAACATCAAAATTGAGTTTGGACATATAATGTCTACTTCCTTTCAGACTTATTCAGAATTGTAATCTTTAGCACCAGAGTTTCATAGCTAAAATGTAATTAAGATCTCCAATGACATTTCTTCAGATGTCTGTAAGTGTTAACTCTTCAATGTTACAGAGGAAGTGTTATTTCAATTTTGAATTATATTTATTCAGGTTTGTGTAAGCTTTAACCCTCAGAGTACTGTAGTTGCTACGGGAAGTATGGATACTACATGTAGACTCTGGGACGTGGAGAAAGGAGTTGAAACCATCAGCCTTGTGGTCAGTCCCTggttttctgttatttattttccagcTTCTCgtagttgttgctgttgtggttTGTGCTATTCCTGCATGTCTTTACTATGAAAAGTAACAATTCAATTGATTCTAGCTACCACTAATACAAACTGAAAACATGACTTTTTTGTTGGGATCATTCAACATATAAATTCTGTGGAAAGAGAAAGTGTTATTTCTCTGCTTGtgaaaatcatatttatttttagtgctGTTGCTATGGGCATTAAAAAGTCAATAGAAAATATATGCCA encodes the following:
- the LOC112554987 gene encoding dynein assembly factor with WDR repeat domains 1-like, which translates into the protein MKLKRFLLRYYPPGIILEYEQGGAMKTKTINLLDLQPDTDVDAVVGEISKKEQLITSSSTEQVRKLIIRLQEKLSQSDDHTFHLFKVLRAHILPLTNVSFNKSGSNFITGSYDRTCKVWDTASGEELHTLEGHRNVVYAISFNNPFGDKIATGSFDKTCKLWSTETGKCFHTFRGHTAEIVCVSFNPQSTVVATGSMDTTCRLWDVEKGVETISLVGHSAEIISLSFSSSGSEILTGSFDHTVALWDARTGKKIHTLIGHKAEISSAQFNWDSSLIATGSMDKTCKIWDFNTGRCIGTLRGHNDEVLDVAFDLRGQHLVTASADSTARCYDALTHGLICKFEGHEGEVSKITFNPQGTTVLTASADKTARLWDPETGACKQVLEGHTDEIFSCAFNYEGNTIITGSKDNTCRLWR
- the LOC112555285 gene encoding uncharacterized protein LOC112555285 translates to MAVGDPYFPTLASLLTMFLVVHALLSPWPVTGHDLEQDCGKTTPIKCMVHITAYMELPADDKFTECLNASRGLDCMEHFLSTCDHLAETESDYFTSLEHYVHQAREELQDKCGGASLLRDSCWMRVVLTVLAAAALARACLRVS